In a single window of the Streptomyces sp. HUAS ZL42 genome:
- a CDS encoding glycosyltransferase: MTAGSRGDVAPYTGLGHGLLRAGHEVTLVTHGSFEALVRGSGLGFHALPVDPRAQLESSQGRGLHRSATGVGKLARLAAMARELVERMTDDLVAAAHESDVLLLSGSLAPLGHAVAEGLSLPSLGVYLQPLAPTREFAPPVLGGGSLGRLGNRIAGHGVGLAVERIFVGAVPMARARLGLKGLNGVGRPRAALRARERQGWPVLHGFSPLVVPRPRDWRAGLDVAGYWWPYDREAQLPSRLGDFLDAGPAPVFVGLGSATVPDPQRLSAEIVRALRRAGLRGVIQRGWGGLEAVGDDMLTVDEVPHSVLFPRMAAVVHHCGAGTTAAGVRAGVPAVPVPIQFDEGFWAARLVTLGVAPEAVPLRRLTTDRLATALTRVTREPAYRERARDLGARVREEDGVAPVVEAVGRLAR; the protein is encoded by the coding sequence ATGACGGCGGGCTCCCGTGGCGACGTGGCACCCTACACCGGGCTCGGGCACGGCCTCCTGCGCGCGGGACACGAGGTCACCCTGGTCACCCACGGCTCCTTCGAGGCGCTCGTGAGGGGCTCCGGCCTCGGCTTCCACGCGCTGCCCGTGGATCCCCGGGCGCAGCTGGAGTCCTCGCAGGGACGGGGTTTGCACCGCAGTGCGACCGGAGTGGGCAAGCTGGCCCGGCTGGCCGCGATGGCGCGGGAGCTCGTCGAGCGGATGACTGACGACCTCGTGGCGGCCGCGCACGAGAGCGACGTCCTGCTGCTGTCGGGCTCACTGGCCCCGCTGGGACACGCCGTCGCCGAGGGCCTGTCACTGCCGAGCCTCGGCGTCTATCTTCAACCCCTGGCCCCCACAAGGGAGTTCGCACCCCCGGTGCTCGGGGGCGGCTCCTTGGGACGCCTCGGTAACCGGATCGCCGGGCACGGCGTCGGGCTGGCTGTGGAGCGGATCTTCGTGGGTGCCGTACCGATGGCGCGGGCCCGGCTGGGCCTCAAGGGCCTCAACGGCGTAGGGCGTCCCCGCGCCGCGCTGCGCGCCCGGGAGCGGCAGGGGTGGCCCGTGCTGCACGGTTTCAGCCCGCTGGTGGTGCCCCGGCCGCGGGACTGGCGGGCGGGCCTCGATGTCGCCGGGTACTGGTGGCCGTACGACCGAGAGGCCCAACTCCCCTCCCGATTAGGGGACTTCCTCGACGCTGGTCCCGCCCCGGTCTTCGTGGGCCTGGGCAGCGCGACCGTGCCCGATCCGCAGCGTCTGAGCGCCGAGATCGTACGCGCCCTGCGCCGGGCGGGACTGCGCGGAGTGATCCAGCGGGGCTGGGGCGGACTGGAGGCGGTCGGAGACGACATGCTGACCGTCGACGAGGTCCCCCACTCCGTGCTCTTCCCGCGGATGGCCGCGGTGGTCCACCACTGCGGCGCGGGCACGACGGCGGCCGGGGTGCGCGCCGGAGTCCCCGCGGTACCGGTCCCGATCCAGTTCGACGAGGGCTTCTGGGCCGCCCGGCTCGTCACCCTGGGCGTGGCCCCGGAAGCGGTACCACTGCGCCGCCTGACCACCGACAGGCTGGCGACCGCCCTCACCCGGGTGACGCGGGAGCCTGCCTACCGCGAGCGCGCGCGGGACTTGGGCGCGCGGGTTCGCGAGGAGGACGGCGTGGCGCCGGTGGTCGAGGCGGTGGGCCGATTGGCCCGATAG